From a single Cryptococcus deuterogattii R265 chromosome 5, complete sequence genomic region:
- a CDS encoding F-box and WD-40 domain-containing protein MET30 translates to MSPSAPPNMAAFPRENHYEMEDQSLDVIPTRAGRKLCVRHKQMANQNINEKLQRSLDSLNPSERAAITQMWSTFSTAPHGKRKIILEGILTMCCFSQLSHLSDSLNQIIRIDPFSLLPRETSLRILGYLDAFSLGRAAQVSRLWKALADDDLLWRRMCGQHIDRKCDKCGWGLPLLERKRLKVELKDRSPAGLVEHDHKHENENGQSRLVTRDQVLSSNTNTVSSIVGLKSCDTPAMYLFPPNVSAGTSKGIKRASPESSTGAAKKVKVNGSDSEAEIIKPSSASLTREVRLTRPWKTVYCERLMVERNWRKGRCSTKVLKGHTDGVMCLQYHTALTNPSYPVLITGSYDRTVRVWNLDTGEEVRVLRGHTRAVRALQFDQMLLFTGAMDGTVRMWNWRAGECLRVMDGHTDGVISLNYNGYLLATGSADSTINVWNFRTGNRFTLRGHEEWVNNVVLWDGKTTPSDTDPAAIPSFTQAVSNRCQKSKSPAAVSNEPTLPDIDPGAMLFSSSDDMTIKLWDLETATCLRTFEGHKAQVQSLKVLMVDMTEEEVAARDRRQRRQITPSTSGFTSGSRVSPPPGTHGSNAALDDVPAGFDALEHRGRSRSDAVQPRVYVHSPDGTHKKSEREQSHSREKKAILASGSLDGTVKIWDVETGREQSTLFGHIEGVWAIDIDALRLVSASHDRTIKVWEKESAQCMQTLVGHRGAVTSLQLSDDMIVSGSDDGDVMVWNFAASANNVSNTSNVCESITPSTTPAIV, encoded by the exons ATGTCTCCTTCTGCACCACCCAACATGGCAGCTTTCCCACGCGAAAATCACTACGAGATGGAAGACCAATCTCTTGATGTGATACCCACTCGGGCCGGCAGGAAACTTTGTGTCAGGCATAAGCAAATGGCGAATCAAAACATCAACGAAAAGCTGCAGCGT TCACTTGACAGTCTGAATCCTTCAGAACGGGCGGCGATTACGCAAATGTGGTCCACATTTTCCACAGCGCCTcatggaaagagaaaaatcaTTTTGGAAGGCATTTTGACCATGTGCTGCTT CTCCCAAttatctcatctctctgaTTCGCTCAACCAAATCATTCGAATTGaccctttttctctccttccgcGCGAGACGTCGCTTCGCATACTTGGATATTTGGACGCTTTCTCTTTAGGTCGTGCAGCTCAAGTATCCAGATTATGGAAGGCGCTTGCCGACGATGACCTCCTTTGGCGCAGAATGTGCGGCCAACATATTGACCGAAAGTGCGATAAATGTGGTTGGggtcttcctctgcttgaGCGAAAAAGGCTTAAAGTCGAGCTGAAGGATAGAAGTCCTGCCGGCCTTGTCGAACACGATCACAAGCACGAAAATGAAAATGGGCAAAGTCGATTGGTTACAAGGGATCAGGTGCTTTCAAGCAACACGAATACAGTGAGCTCGATTGTTGGTTTGAAGTCGTGTGACACCCCGGCTATGTACCTATTTCCTCCGAACGTAAGCGCTGGTACCTCTAAAGGTATCAAAAGGGCTAGCCCGGAGTCATCCACAGGCGCAGcaaagaaggtcaaggtgaATGGCAGTGACTCTGAAGCGGAGATTATCAAGCCCAGCAGTGCTAGCTTGACTAGGGAGGTCAGGTTGACTAGGCCATGGAAGACTGTTTATTGCGAAAgattgatggtggagagaaaCTGGAGAAAGGGCAGGTGTAGCACCAAGGTTCTCAAG GGTCATACCGATGGTGTCATGTGTCTTCAGTATCACACTGCCCTCACAAACCCGTCTTATCCTGTTCTCATCACTGGTTCTTACGACCGAACTGTTCGCGTGTGGAATCTTGATACGGGTGAAGAAGTTCGCGTCCTTCGAGGTCATACTCGTGCCGTCCGAGCGCTTCAATTTGATCAGATGCTCCTCTTCACAGGTGCTATGGACGGTACAGTCCGTATGTGGAATTGGAGGGCCGGTGAGTGTTTGAGGGTTATGGACGGACACACAGATGGTGTCATTTCCCTCAACTACAATGGGTACCTACTTGCGACTGGATCCGCCGATTCAACTATAAACGTCTGGAATTTCCGTACTGGCAATCGCTTCACTCTGCGTGGTCATGAAGAATGGGTCAATAACGTCGTACTCTGGGACGGAAAGACTACCCCATCTGACACTGATCCTGCTGCCATCCCGAGCTTTACTCAGGCCGTCAGTAACAGATGTCAGAAATCAAAATCCCCTGCTGCTGTTAGCAACGAGCCAACCCTACCCGACATTGACCCAGGAGCAatgctcttctcctcttccgacGATATGACCATCAAGCTTTGGGATCTTGAGACTGCCACATGTCTTCGTACTTTTGAAGGACACAAGGCCCAAGTCCAGTCCCTCAAGGTGTTGATGGTGGACAtgactgaggaagaagttgcAGCTCGAGACCGACGTCAGCGTCGGCAAATCACCCCTTCCACCTCGGGATTTACCAGTGGCTCGCGggtctctcctcctccggGCACTCATGGTTCCAATGCGGCACTCGACGATGTGCCTGCTGGTTTTGACGCTCTCGAGCACCGGGGCCGCTCTCGCTCTGACGCGGTCCAACCGCGAGTTTATGTGCATTCCCCTGATGGTACTCACAAGAAGTCTGAACGCGAGCAATCTCACAGCCGTGAGAAAAAAGCGATCCTTGCATCTGGCAGTCTTGACGGTACTGTCAAGATCTGGGACGTTGAGACTGGCCGAGAGCAGTCGACGTTATTTGGCCATATTGAAGGCGTTTGGGCTATCGACATTGATGCTCTACGATTAGTCTCAGCTTCTCACGATAGGACAATCAAGGTttgggaaaaagaaagcgCGCAGTGCATGCAGACTCTGGTCGGGCATAGGGGTGCTGTCACCTCGTTACAGTTGAGTGATGACATGATTGTTTCGGGTTCTG ATGACGGAGACGTCATGGTTTGGAACTTTGCAGCCTCGGCCAACAATGTCTCGAATACCAGCAATGTTTGCGAATCTATCACTCCATCCACGACGCCTGCCATTGTATAA
- a CDS encoding phosphatidylinositol glycan class S has translation MSTDTPHPAPRPLTKTPAEITASINPSPRRRLAIILSFPLLILLAVPFWWYTTSIERLPLPESRISALEGANYTAPRAHILFTADSSAFPTPPPGRRQFDTKDILRSLGKEVTKGVDGIFAKQKPSERDVRQWDLVYEGDKEAIGAILRVHIRTWEYANSSFPLEPYVQLPETGLMTSGIPAGTLVLPVHPDQVGDRNLKLHYKIALINSILSVYPPRSPEIPLRALKYAPNITLSFVLLNEDATQGDYVHSWDIEGTIKDHFLPHLEALRPIFNFTIESQILYHAPLSFAPSYSEIPGGERDKALDASVDVINSMPDHSQKVSMEAAVKVMEDERGNKAWMINREQMTIFVNSEKWSLDSGSTNNPVLRFLLYVPSTTHRPMRLAVPDSAQAFLLPQFGGVVILNPPLTSFQSHSYHLSRTALAPAFHLFTQHLYSLLALPSLPYTPNKLHVPPPPSPFHRPSSLMQPLSPWQVHQALLARLEENFQEGKKTLKGIVRLVRKIGEMKVGEGVRDTVLGAVIRLENVQQSANLTALQAFVLARDAVELANKAFFDPSMMGLLYFPDEHKFAVYTPLFAPIAVPLIIGLLRELLSRRKRGKAVEYTEKSQSDHVTLNEIQEGAVHGIATSQVDINEKEKTMESSGDSLSDNSPLRTIRSRVIPGET, from the exons ATGTCGACCGACACCCCACATCCTGCTCCGCGGCCCTTAACAAAAACCCCTGCAGAAATCACCGCCTCTATCAACCCTTCACCCAGACGCCGTCTTGctatcatcctctcctttccgCTGCTCATACTTCTCGCAGTACCATTTTGGTGGTATACCACCTCCATTGAGAGATTACCGCTTCCAGAGAGTAGAATATCTGCTTTGGAGGGTGCAAAT TACACGGCTCCTCGTGCACATATCCTGTTTACAGCCGACTCCAGCGCCTTCCccacccctcctcctggaagaagacagtTTGATACCAAAGATATCTTGCGGAGTTTAGGAAAAGAAGTGACGAAGGGTGTGGACGGAATCTTCGCCAAGCAGAAGCCGAGCGAAAGAGATGTGCGACAATGGGACCTCGTGTACGAGG GAGACAAAGAGGCCATAGGGGCAATTTTGAGGGTTCATATACGAACATGGGAGTATGCCAACTCCTCTTTCCCGTTAGAGCCGTATGTGCAGCTTCCAGAGACCGGACTTATGACATCGGGCATTCCTGCTGGAACGTTAGTTCTTCCAGTGCATCCTGATCAGGTCGGTGATCGTAACCTCAAAT TACACTATAAGATTGCGTTGATCAACTCCATTCTTTCCGTTTACCCTCCTCGTTCTCCTGAAATACCCCTTCGAGCCCTCAAATATGCGCCTAATATCACGCTTAGCTTCGTCTTGCTTAATGAGGATGCGACTCAAGGTGACTACGTGCACAGCTGGGACATTGAGGGTACAATCAAGG ACCATTTCCTACCACATCTAGAAGCTCTTCGACCTATCTTCAACTTTACGATTGAATCTCAAATCCTTTACCACGCACCCTTGAGCTTTGCGCCGTCATACTCCGAGATCCCTGGTGGTGAGAGAGACAAGGCACTCGACGCGTCTGTCGACGTGATTAACTCTATGCCTGACCACAGTCAGAAGGTCAGCATGGAGGCCGCCGTAAAAGTCATGGAAGACGAGCGAGGTAACAAAGCTTGGATGATCAATAGAGAACAAATGACGATATTTGTCAACTCGGAGAAATGGTCACTCG ACTCTGGAAGCACAAACAATCCAGTGTTGAGGTTTCTACTATACGTTCCTTCAACAACGCATCGACCTATGCGTCTTGCCGTCCCGG ACTCCGCTCAAgcattccttcttcctcaattcGGTGGAGTAGTCATTCTCAATCCTCCCTTGACATCTTTCCAGTCTCATTCGTATCATTTATCCCGTACAGCGTTGGCACCtgcttttcatctcttcacCCAGCATCTTTACTCGcttctcgctcttccttcactcCCTTATACACCTAACAAGCTCCATGTCCCACCCCCTCCATCTCCGTTCCATAGGCCGTCAAGCTTGATGCAGCCCTTGTCACCATGGCAGGTGCATCAAGCACTGCTTGCTAGACTTGAAGAAAATTTTcaagaggggaagaaaacACTGAAGGGAATCGTGAGATTAGTAAGAAAAATTGGGGAAATGAAAGTCGGAGAAGGCGTCAGAGATACGGTGCTGGGAGCAGTAATTAGGCTGGAGAATGTGCAG CAATCGGCCAATCTAACCGCGCTTCAGGCTTTCGTCCTGGCACGAGATGCTGTTGAACTCGCCAATAAGGCATTTTTCGATCCTTCCATGATGGGCCTTCTTTACTTT CCTGATGAGCACAAGTTTGCAGTCTATACACCTCTATTCGCACCCATCGCCGTTCCCTTGATCATAGGGCTGCTGAGAGAGCTTTTATCTCgtagaaaaagaggaaaagcgGTTGAGTATACAGAAAAGTCCCAGAGTGATCACGTCACGCTGAATGAGATACAAGAGGGTGCTGTACACGGAATAGCGACAAGCCAAGTGGACATAaatgagaaagagaagacaatGGAGTCATCTGGTGACAGTCTATCGGACAACTCTCCTTTGCGTACGATACGCTCAAGGGTGATACCGGGTGAGACATAG
- a CDS encoding WSC domain-containing protein: protein MPTNFRTPLYALTTLAMSGISLGAPDHWILTHAQTLLLGRVDPIVNPGTISSHVHNVVGASSFNWSPNTPSEQLDAACSSVIVADDKSNYWAPELYYQHVNGTFSPILSATRIYYFTKGNKVKPFPTGLKMISGSAVSKNLLDTKAFGVRISCDEEEAGYWLPNGTSHPGGCSTIAMATYFPSCGLETGDLDSDDHFSHMTWPHSYNGSVLVNDPNGQYCPDSHPIKYPTIFAQFNYYLDDNQPWRNDECTLVLSNGDCSGNTYHADFFNGWEPDVLQAAITKCGDGNGVGDNLMACAPLAKSANESATWDCRLQGPIPAEDIGLWRPIDQLPGCNPLWKSDVATKPTCESTAGPAMVGANVYFENLKYRMHIPMAMSSIHNTSDLGLFIPGLGNNGDSKLQAWGSDGVDHAEMTVSTWEEIEAAEVGGSNSSSSVTSTSETVTTVSAAVSTITTSRLNGNGIVAVATTNNTSENSSSVDVNSSTVASASQSAASTVTASSSGKTCKRKKRGLTARDSVKNHFHESRLHRQL, encoded by the exons ATGCCCACTAACTTCAGGACTCCCCTTTACGCGCTCACTACGCTTGCCATGTCAGGTATTTCACTCGGCGCCCCGGACCACTGGATCCTTACCCATGCTCAGACTTTACTGCTGGGTAGGGTTGACCCAATTGTGAATCCTGGAACTATCAGCTCACATGTGCACAACGTAGTTGGAGCGAGTAGCTTTAACT GGAGTCCAAATACCCCGTCGGAACAACTGGACGCTGCCTGTTCCTCTGTCATTGTAGCTGATGACAAGTCCAACTACTGGGCTCC CGAGCTCTACTACCAGCATGTGAATGGCACATTTTCACCCATCCTTAGTGCTACTCGTATCTATTACTTCACGAAGGGAAACAAGGTCAAGCCTTTCCCCACGGGTCTCAAGATGATCAGCGGTTCAGCTGTCTCAAAAAACCTTTTGGATACCAAAGCTTTCGGTGTGAGGATCTCttgtgatgaagaagaagcaggctACTGGCTCCCGAATGGCACGAGTCACCCCGGTGGCTGTTCTACGATTGCTATGGCCACCTATTTCCCTAGTTGCGGCTTGGAAACTGGAGATCTTGACTCGGACGACCACTTTTCACATATGACATGGCCTCATAGTTATAATGGCTCGGTGCTTGTCAATGATCCCAACGGTCAATACTGTCCAGACTCTCATCCCATCAAATACCCCACTATCTTTGCTCAATTCAACTATTATCTTGATGACAATCAGCCTTGGCGTAATGATGAATGCACTTTGGTACTCTCAAACGGGGACTGCAGCGGTAACACCTATCATGCGGATTTCTTCAATGGT TGGGAGCCCGACGTCCTTCAGGCTGCCATTACCAAATGCGGCGACGGTAATGGTGTCGGCGACAATTTGATGGCTTGTGCCCCCCTAGCCAAATCAGCTAACGAGTCAGCTACGTGGGATTGCCGTCTTCAAGGCCCTATACCTGCTGA GGATATTGGCCTCTGGCGCCCCATTGACCAACTTCCTGGTTGTAATCCTCTTTGGAAGTCTGATGTTGCTACCAAGCCCACTTGCGAGTCCACAGCTGGCCCAGCCATGGTTGGTGCCAATGTGTACTTTGAGAATCTTAAG TATCGTATGCACATCCCAATGGCCATGTCTTCAATCCACAACACGTCTGATCTTGGCCTTTTTATCCCTGGTCTGGGTAATAATGGGGATTCAAAACTCCAGGCATGGGGTTCAGACGGTGTTGATCATGCAGAAATGACAGTGAGTACatgggaagagattgaagctGCAGAAGTCGGTGGATCGAACTCAAGCTCCTCCGTCACAAGCACGAGTGAAACAGTCACTACCGTCAGTGCTGCTGTGAGCACCATTACCACTTCTCGACTAA atggaaatgggatCGTTGCAGTTGCAACGACCAATAATACGTCTGAAAATAGCTCCAGCGTCGATGTCAACTCATCTACCGTTGCTTCTGCATCTCAGTCTGCTGCTTCAACTGTCACTGCCAGTTCTTCTGGTAAGACTTGCAA acggaaaaagagaggtCTTACAGCTCGTGATTCCGTAAAGAACCACTTTCACGAGTCCAGATTACATCGACAACTTTAG
- a CDS encoding dynein light chain LC8-type, translating to MDPEGRSPSPEHQGVKFPRFGPDGQPLKAIIKSVDMSEEMQQKVVETVFESFDRYDQEKDIAMYVKKQFDRLYGTTWHCVIGKNFGSFVTHESKNFIYFYLGRVAILLWKTT from the exons ATGGACCCCGAAGGACGCTCCCCCAGCCCAGAACACCAAGGCGTAAAATTCCCCAGGTTTGGCCCCGATGGGCAGCCTCTGAAAGCTATCATCAAAAGCGTAGACA TGTCAGAAGAGATGCAGCAAAAGGTCGTCGAAACGGTGTTTGAGTCATTTGATCGATACGATCAGGAGAAAGACATTGCGATGTATGTTAAAAAGCAATTCGATCGGCTGTATGGTACCACCTGGCATTGTGTTATTGGCAAGAA CTTTGGAAGTTTTGTCACTCACG AGTCCAAGAATTTTATATATTTCTATCTCGGCCGTGTCGCTATCCTTCTCTGGAAGACAACGTAG
- a CDS encoding mortality factor 4-like protein 1 produces MAGTVPQFMVDEYVLAYHGPLLYEARVILAEVWDESNTLLGTVGPHYFIHYKGWKQTWDEWVPESRLLKLNEAGFAKRRALLDAQAKKGRSTGGSGGAGSPGAGKGGLKDKKKDTKKRGRDAMESESDFMKRPEVKIVIPDVLKLVLVDDWENVTKNNQLVALPRKPNVRELLEEYRQYVSASKKQERSARATALLSEIISGITLYFDKALGNNLLYRFERAQYVEQKRQNPEKPMSEIYGAEHLLRLFVNFGPFIAYTNIDTESLNILRDYINDIMQWMIKEQKRLFMKEYEETTTHYQNLSRS; encoded by the exons ATGGCCGGCACTGTCCCCCAATTCATGGTTGATGAGTACGTCCTTGCGTACCATGGCCCATTACTTTACGAGGCCCGA GTGATTCTCGCCGAAGTATGGGATGAATCAAATACTCTGCTGGGAACGGTTGGACCTCACTATTTCATCCATTACAAAGGCTGGAAACAGAC CTGGGATGAGTGGGTACCAGAGTCTCGACTCCTCAAACTCAATGAAGCAGGTTTCGCCAAGCGTCGCGCTCTACTTGACGCTCAAGCCAAGAAAGGACGGTCTACGGGCGGATCAGGTGGTGCCGGGTCACCGGGAGCAGGCAAGGGGGGTctcaaggacaagaagaaggataccaagaagagaggaagggatgcCATGGAGAGT GAATCAGACTTTATGAAGCGTCCAGAGGTTAAAATTGTCATCCCAGATGTACTGAagctggtgctggtggaTGACTGGGAGAATGTCACGAAGAACAACCAGCTTGTGGCTTTGCCAAGGAAACCTAATGTTCGAGAGTTGTTGGAAGAGTATAGGCAATACGTGTCAGCTagcaagaagcaagagcGGTCTGC CCGCGCCACCGCCCTCCTTTCTGAAATCATCTCTGGTATCACGCTTTACTTTGACAAGGCCCTCGGTAATAACCTCCTCTACCGATTTGAAAGAGCACAGTACGTTGAGCAAAAGCGGCAAAACCCGGAAAAGCCTATGAGTGAAATTTATGGCGCGGAGCACTTGTTGAGGCTATTTG TCAATTTCGGGCCTTTCATCGCGTACACCAACATCGACACCGAATCCCTCAACATTCTTCGAGATTATATTAATGATATCATGCA GTGGATGATtaaagaacaaaagaggTTGTTTATGAAGGAGTACGAAGAGACGACAACACACTATCAAAACCTTTCAAGGTCGTGA
- a CDS encoding transcription initiation factor TFIIB, translating into MVAVAGPRAPGPKFGQSVVPNLNIKQICPNCRTDPPNIVEEYAKGDLVCSDCGTILGDRIVDTRSEWRTFAGDENGDDPSRVGDAGNPLLGSNHLDTMISHKDGRTGIARDLNRAQARANNLSNGIYGKSSVAQLSAVFSRIGEKCDAMQLPRGVRERAQHVYKIVDEARAIKGKNEPAVIAACIVYACRDAKVHRTFQEVCKALKISKKELGQVFNHVKSVVQSSSAQGSMVSVHGSNNAQESAEGLLGRFANYLDLGNAVFNVSKHIAGEAVAKSAIDGRSPVSIAAGVLYFTCVLLGKSTTAKDISAMGGVSESTTKLITKMVANKLDDVIRPEWRNEYPEGYAALAQLGKVSESNKNSRGGTPSRANGEKKPETGDKKLDATEKKPDTEKKSE; encoded by the exons ATGGTTGCTGTAGCTGGACCAAGGGCGCCTGGG CCCAAGTTTGGTCAGAGTGTCGTGCCCAATCTTAACATCAAACAAATCTGTCCGAACTGTAGGACCGATCCTCCCAATATTGTTGAGGAGTATGCGAAGGGTGACTTA GTTTGTTCCGACTGTGGGACCATCCTAGGTGATCGCATCGTTGATACGAGGAGTGAAT GGCGA ACTTTTGCCGGAGACGAGAATGGGGATGATCCCTCGCGTGTCGGTGATGCTGgcaatcctcttcttggaAGTAATCACCTCGACACAATGATTTCTCACAAGGACGGCCGAACTGGTATCGCTCGAGATCTCAACCGTGCGCAAGCGCGAGCCAACAACCTGTCCAACGGAATATATGGCAAGTCTTCTGTGGCACAACTATCCGCCGTTTTCTCTCGTATCGGAGAAAAGTGTGACGCGATGCAGCTCCCTCGTGGTGTGAGAGAACGTGCTCAACACGTTTACAAAATAGTCGATGAGGCGCGAGCTATCAAGGGGAAGAACGAACCTGCTGTTATTGCTGCCTGCATTGTCTATGCTTGCAGAGATGCCAAGGTTCATCGTACTTTCCAAGAAGTATGCAAAGCCCTCAAAATCAGTAAGAAGGAACTCGGACAGGTCTTCAACCACGTCAAGAGTGTTGTTCAGTCTTCCAGTGCTCAAGGTTCGATGGTGTCCGTCCACGGATCGAATAATGCGCAAGAATCTGCTGAAGGTTTATTGGGTCGTTTTGCAAACTATCTGGATCTCGGCAATGCGGTGTTCAATGTGTCTAAACATATTGCTGGGGAGGCAGTTGCAAAGAGTGCTATCGACGGCAGGAGTCCCGTCTCGATTGCAGCAGGTGTATTGTACTTCACATGTGTATTGTTGGGAAAGAGTACCACTGCCAAGGATATTTCCGCGATGGGAGGAGTGTCAGAGTCAACCACGAAGCT TATTACCAAGATGGTAGCGAATAAGCTTGACGATGTCATTCGCCCTGAATGG AGAAACGAGTATCCGGAAGGCTATGCGGCACTTGCCCAGCTGGGTAAAGTTAGCGAATCTAATAAAAACTCTCGAGGTGGCACTCCCAGCCGTGCGAACGGGGAGAAAAAGCCAGAGACTGGCGATAAGAAGCTTGATGCTACTGAAAAGAAGCCTGATACGGAGAAAAAATCTGAATAA